GTGGGCTTCTCTCACTTCTGGATGCCCAATAAAACAAGCCTCAAGACCTATGAATCAAAAGAACTGACGGACTCGAACTGTGACCTCCCTCGACCCCACCCTGACACCTGtgcattctttctactttttaattgaGTCCACAATAAGCATATTTAACATACACTCCACTGAGAATCTAGCATTTGGGATGGAGACTCTGCATTAACCAACTTACAATTTACAGATATCTGTAAAGTTGACAAAAGAAGTTTTCTTGGTTCCTACTCGGACGACCTGTGGAGGTTTCATgacaaatttccttttctctccagcAACCATATCTGGATTCTTTTCCCTCATGATGTTGAACACTCGATTCAGTAGCTATAGAGATAAAGTGGTATTCATGTACAGTCTTATTAATAGCAGGAGTATAACGTTCCCACTTGAGTCATTGTGCTTTTCCTTTAAACAGAACAAACTTTACTTTTTACTAAATGTACACACACATCACATGTTCTGGGAGCTCCCTGAAGGCAAGACTCAGTTCTCAACCAGGAACTGGTCCCTTATGGATGCTTAATAGTTCCTTGTTCAAAGTTAAAGGAATGAACAAGCCCCTAATTCTACTGTTTCTGTGTGAAAGTATATAGTACCTGGAGAAGTAAAATTCAGACTACCCCGAACAAGCAAACTCCAGACTACTATGGCCCCCTATTAGCCACTCCCTCTCCCTACTATCCCCCTTCAGTGGGGCTCCAATGGCCTCAGAAGTTCATGGATTCAGATGGAACAGTGAGTACTATAATGACTGCCACATTGTGGACAGCCTGCCCCAAACGTCGGCATCAGGCAGTGCGACCTCTCTGGGTCTGTTTCATTATCCACCTATACTTCAATGGCCCTTTCAATTCAGGGAACATTTATCCTGCTTTTGTTTTGAGTTCTACTGAACAGTTCAGCCCCCTTTCATAACAGAATTTGTCTTACCTCCTCATATGTGTAGTCTCTTTCTGAACCTGCCCAAGCAGGGCCTGTCTGGTTACTGAATGAGATACCATCATCTTTTTTGCTGTCTTCATCTTCTAAAGCTACAGATAACAAAGACTGTAAGAATGAGGGGTAGAGCCTGATACAATAACaaaaaggggagaagggagaagcagATCTAGAGAAATGAAAGCTTCAAAAACATCTGGTCTTCCTTCCCACAACTGCATTCACAACAGCCTCAAGCATAAAGGCATCAAGGCTCACAAATAACCCCATATTCCTTAAGGGGATGTTACGATTTTCAAAAACCACCCCTAGGAATGTGTGGTAATACAAACACATTGAACTGTCTTGATTTAACAAACATAAGATAAAATAATGCACTGGGATAAATAGAGGAAAAAATGTCCAATTGTTTTGAAGCACTTAAGAAACATATACATCCATAAAAACCCATCTGCTGACTATACTAAAGTTCTCTAAAGCAGCTATAGCACTTAGAAGCTAATAAACAGCACTTTTAACAAAAtagtaaaagattttttaaacatttaaaattcagttacaGTAATTGTCCCAATAGTCTAAATCAGTATGTTTTAATGTAATCACAATTGCCAAGTTCTTCCCCCATGAAATCTTTTAAACTGTCATTATGAAGTTAGATTCTGTTTCCTTTTAGCTTCCATTATTAGGCAGTGGAAATAAggggtaagaaaaaataaataaggaggcCACCCATGGAAGAGACTAGGCCAAAGGCTTGTGTAGCCTAGAAATGAGCTAAGCTCCCAGTATTACCTTCATCTTTCTCAAGTATTTCATCCTCATCTGGGAACTtgacattcttctttttcttctttttattgccaagcaTAATGTCAAGGTCATCCTCTGGTTCAGCTGGTTCTTGAACATCACTTTCAATCTTAAGGTCCTAAGAAAGTGAGATAAGAGTCTCAACATTTTGCTactaggattattattatttttaaatgacatgggCTGACAtggttttagaggaaaaaaagatattaaatattcaaaactGAAGTTACAGATCAGAACTCTCTCTCACAGGTGAACCAAACTGGTTCAGAGTCTGTCATTTAAActggaaaaattttaagacacttttGTGggaccttttcctttctttaatccACCAGCCTTGGGATCTTACTATAATTATTGTCCATGTTTTTAAACCAGGCCACTGTCAGAATCAAAGAAACAAGGATTCTTAAATCTTCTCAGTGACAATCTTCAGCAGGAATGGGGTTCAGGAATGTTTTAAATAAGTTTCTAAGTATTCTGATGCAGTTcgtaggagggtttttttttccttctgacacCAAATACGTGATGTTTTTCCACCTCAATTCTCCAACTCTCTGACACTAACTAGGTGACCTACAATTCAATGCAGTTCTAACACTACCCAGAGTTAGTGACAAACTCCATGGGTTTAAGGGCTCAGTCACATAAGACTGTCTTCATAGAGGCCAGGTACAAGTATAGAGTCCCCACGTTTCCAATACATATGTCCTACTTCAAATTCAGAGGTTCCCACACACCCctggttcaataatttgctagaaggactcaaagaattcaggaaaacactttacttaactattactttattatattatatatatatatatatacacacaatattaTAAAGGATATGCTCAGAAATAGCCAAATGGAAGACATGCATAGAGCAAGGAAAGGGAGGCAAGAGAGCAGTGCTTCCATGCTCTCTTCAAGTATACCACTCTCCCAACACCCCAGTGTGGTCACCAATCctgaagctctccaaaccccactgTTCAAGGGTTTTTTATGGAGCTCACCCATGAAAGAAACCCATGAAAGGTTTTTTGTGGAGGCTTCATTATGCAGGTATGATTGATGAAATCACTGGTTCTTGGTGACCAAACTCTTATCTAGAGATTCCAAGAGTCTTAGGAgctatgtgccaggaaccagggacaaagaccaaatatatttttttttataccacAGCCAGCCTGGCACCAGACTGTAAGGAGGTCTTTGGGCATCACTTCAATAGATAAATCCATGAAAGAGGGAGAAGGCAGAACCCACGGAGAATTAGGGTCCtatgatgaatggatagagacaAGGTAAAGCTTGATCCCAAGGTTAGCTGCTATAGTCATGGATGTAAATAGGGCATAACCTTGAAATGAGATATAAAAAACCCCAGAAGAGCAGAAAGGGCCAGTTTCAGTCTCCAGCCTTCTAATCTCACCTCCTTTCACCAGTGTATCCAACTCCATGCCCTGAAGTGTGCCATCCACATCACCCATCAATATCTATTTTTGTGCACCTACATCCTGAACTACTCTGTAAATGGCTATAGTAATTTTAGAAATCTAATCAGCAGAAAAGTTGGAATAGCCAGGACTAAAAGAAGCTCAGCCTTGAGATGCCAAATCCAGCTGTGTAGTCTCAGTGCCACTTTTGGCCATCAAAGACCAATCAGCCCATGTGTATTAGCTGGATAACACCAGACAAGAAATCTGATACTAACCTAGTCTCTAATAAGATGACCGTCAGTAAATGAGAAACTCAGGCATGCTAAATATAAATGAGCACACATCAGCCAGCTTCTAGtcctgtattattatttattttatcccaGTAAGATCTATTTCCAACCTGAGGCTAAGACCCAGTGAAAGGTAGAGAATAGCACATAGtgtttttgaagatttttcaAAAGCCCGGTGGTGCTCTGAAAATTCAGGGGGAGAGTAACCCAAGATCTTAAAAACACTTCAGCCTCAAGTTAATGCCCATGTCTTGCCTGATAAGGGTACTTGTAACCTCTTACGTTATGACTTCGGTAGCAGAGAAAAAAGTATCCAAGCACTAAATTAGAGCTTGTAAGTGGCTCTTCAGGACAAAAGCTACTAGAGAAATTTGTTAAGCAAGACTTTCTGTGGCACATCTCTGATGTGTCACCTTGTTACCCAGGATATTTAtacctcattcattcaacataattTGAGCATTTCTCTTTATCAATTTCCTTATAACagtaggaagagaagaaaatcccCAAACAGGGAGAGAGTAGGATAAATCCAGGTAAAATAATCTTGTTCTAAAGAACTCTGAATTATCCCTGAACCtccaaaaacaggaaaaatatcttATTTGTTTCAGTACCCTAACAATTAGCACACAATGCCTGACTCACTATCATCATTAAcatatatttgctgaattaacCAAGTCATTAAAATTGTGACATTGTTTCCAAAACTCAGTGAATTACTGCTATGTGTGGGATACACCTTATTTACTTGAATTtgagcaaataaataatttaccaaagAAAAATTTGGGTAAAGGGCACAAAAGGGGACAACTtagtgcatgtgtatgtgtattctcactctttctctctcataaTTCTGAGATATTTGTATTAGGAATCAATCCAGTAAGACAATTACAGGGCCTCAAGTCCCTACAAGATCAGAGAACTCCATAAAACCAACCTGAGTGCTCTGGTTCTCCTACAGGCTATAAAATCATCAGCCACCAACCACCACAGGCTGGGGTTCATTCTTTGCTGCTCAGAAGAATACACATAAATTTGTGTATCCTCAACATGCTACCAAAAGTTTAACAGAAGAAACTATATTTGCTCTATAGGATTTCTCACAGAAATCTCTCTCCTCAGCCAATCTCAGTATGATTAATGACAAGTGGCATTCTGTAATCGTCTTAATGGCACACAATACAATGTGTAAAACCTAACTTTACACTCCTTTGAACCATCATCCCTTTAAGATACCTAGTCAGACAAAAATCCCAAGAAACTGACCTTAACAGTGGTGACTAAATActtaataacaaaagcaaaactagtaAGAGATGAGACAAACAGGGAGAAACATCAGCCACTAGCAACCTTTCAAGAGGTCAAATTTTACCTTCAATAAGAAAGCAATACTACCTTTACACCTTCCTCAGCTTCAtcaatatcaaatatcttttttgtttttttcttctttttcttctgattaaagAAGTTCAAGTCATCTAGATCATCAGAAGCATCTAAAAAGAGAATTGAGATTCTCAATTATTAATAGCAGACGGCGAAGCATTAAATTATGAGTTAAACCAATGTTTCAGCTATTAATCGATCAAGTCACCAGAATAGCGAGATTGGTATTAATTAGCACAGTAATTCCTCCACAACCACAAAGGTTAGGGTTCTGAAAACAAAATAGCAGGTCAACTCAAAGCTCTGTAGGAAAAATCTGGTTAGGGGACCATGTTGggaatatttatttagtaatcTGACCATATGATGCCTCATTGTTCCCAAGACAAAGTCAGGGTTCTAACATAATTTCCAAGGCTCTCCAGCTTTATCTCTCTACTTCTGCTACTCTCTCATCTCCGACACCTTAATTCCTAGTTCCAGCTCAACTGAACTACCTCCACTTCTTAGTGAAGTGTGTGTCTCTCACCTTCAAGCCTTCCTATGGGCCCTCCCACACAGCTCTTACCTTCATCTCACAGGATCTTTGTTAGGAGTTACTTCCACCAAGAAGTCTTCTCTAAGCCTATCCCTCCTGTTCCCCAACTGGGTTAGGTGTCCCCTAGGTGCTTTGATAGTACCTTCTACCACTTCGAGAGGTGTTTACCAGCTGCTTGTCTATCTCCCAATGAGATATTAAGGGGCTATGCCTTTCTCACCTAAATCCCAATGCCTAGCTCAACGACTTAATCAATCAATCAGGCTAcaatatgaataaaatgaaattttatccaCCATTAGTGAGTAATAATGGGTTTGGTTCAGTAAGTTTTCCATTTGTTCTGCCCTACTGTAcactagaaatatttttaaatgcccctACTACAAAGTTTTTCAAGGAGCtatttatgaattaattttgtCTTAATAGAAGAATGATTTTCTTTCCAAGTTTGTTTTAAACACGTATAAGATGCTTagcacatggtagatgctcaatgaatgttaATTTTCTCTATCCCTAGTACAGTGTCTTCTATTCAATAGGCATAAATATGTTTACttaatcatttatttctaattgtcAAATGCTGTCTGTGTTAAAGCACAGAGTGAATAACTCATGCTGGTGTCTAAACCCAAACATTTTAGGCTGTAATTTTAATCTCTTCTATATGTTTTCAAACTTGTTAAGACACAAAACTGTTTATCTTGGTCCCATTTCTTCCTGCCTACACTCAAATACAACCACCATTAAAACTGGAAAAGAGACATCCCGAAAGGCTAGACTAGAAGAACCAGCCCTGGAGTAACAAAGTTTTGTCATCTCTGTCTTGTGGATTCAGTGGAATTTTCCCTGAAACAAGTCTATCAGAAATCTGGCAAGGTCCCATGCACACAGACTGTTGACGGCCTCAGCTTCACTGTAATAGATAGCCTCTCAGGCTGAAAGGACACTGTGTGCACAAAATCCAAAACACACTGATGGAAGAGAACCAGGTCTCCCCGGACAACAGTGACTCTCTCATGTCTGCCACTTACCTTTTTTCCTACTGTCCTCTTCATCGGCTTCTACATCTTTGTCCTCAGTTGGCTCTGGCTCCACTTCTTTTGTTTCTGAGGGCTGGGTTTCTTCTGTCTGGGCATCCCCTTCCTCATCTAACATAAAaggcttcttcttcttctttttcttcttgctcaTAGTAGGATCAAAAATCATCtgtttaaaagataattaaaaagaaaaggggaccACGTGATTAGTTTTAATGATACTCACATTCCAAGTATGCTGTATTCTCAAAAGGCATACTCTTAAAAGAAAGAGTATTTGATGCCTTAAAGTATCTAAAaggattttacaaaaaaaaagaaaaaaaaatatatgtacacacacacacacacacacacacacacacacacacacacgtaacctTCCTTATACTATTAAAAGTTGagggggtgggcttccctggtggcgcagtggttgagagtccgcctgctgatgcaggggacacaggttcgtgccccggtccaggaagatcccacatgccgcggagcggctgggcccgtgagccatggccgctgagcctgtgcatctggagcctgtgctccgcaacaggagaggccacaacagtgagagggccgcgtacggcaaaaaaaaaaaaaaaaagttgagggaGTGCTTCCCCAAAACGTATGTAcatgtcttttaatttaaaattatcacAAGATAACAGAATTTAGGAAAGGGATCTTAGCAATAACTCATGCTTTACCCCTCGCgttatgaatgagaaaaccaacGCCTAGACAAGTCATACGTGTTTTATTTAAGGTTGGTAACCTGGGGTTGCTATACCAGGAGACTTgaactgataaaaaaaaacttaaaaaaattttttatcctgAAACTCAGACAAGCCTTTAAGGAAATCCATCAGCAGCCCTTCATGTAGCAAATCTCTGAGTAAAAGAAACTTCTATACAACCTTTTACTCTGCTTTTTGTTTctggaacattaaaaaatacagataaagtGTTTAAAAGCACAAGTCTAGAAGCTAACTGActgaattcaaatcctgactctggtTCTTACTTTTGTTACCCCAGGTAAGTTCTTGCCCTCTCCTtgcctcagctgtaaaatggagatcagTAGCAGAAACAAAGCCAAATCTCACGAGATTATTAGGagaactaaataagtaaataaatataaaacacttggcacagtgcctggcacaaaagtactcaataaatgttagcaattattatACAATTTATATAATGCTTTACAGTTGACAAAATATGGTATCTCTTGATTTCTATCACTGAAATTTCATCAACTCAGGGTGATCTAATTTCCAAGACATATCATGAAACTCAAAAAAATTCCCAAAACTGATTCTGATTAACTTAAATTCCTTTATGTCCCAAGTACATTAAGGAAACTGAGCTACACTGAAACCAAACTATGGTCTGTAATAAGGTAGGGTAGTATAAATATAGTCCTCACCCAATACAGAAGGATTTGCAAGACATtctggaaattgatacagcctcatTTCAAAGTTATCCCCTCCAACCTTAAGAAGGCTCTAGTTGTATAAATGAGTAATTCTGAAAAGCAGTCAGTCTGAGGAACATGATCTGGCAAACTTAGAGGATAGAAGAGCCAGGAGGAAGGAGTTCCCCACTGCTGACCTACTGGGTCTTGAGTCACCCTACATGGAGTGTTGTAATCTGTTCCAGGGAAAAAGCTATAATTCATCCTTATTCCTGAAATATG
This region of Phocoena phocoena chromosome 15, mPhoPho1.1, whole genome shotgun sequence genomic DNA includes:
- the EIF2S2 gene encoding eukaryotic translation initiation factor 2 subunit 2 isoform X1, with the protein product MSGDEMIFDPTMSKKKKKKKKPFMLDEEGDAQTEETQPSETKEVEPEPTEDKDVEADEEDSRKKDASDDLDDLNFFNQKKKKKKTKKIFDIDEAEEGVKDLKIESDVQEPAEPEDDLDIMLGNKKKKKKNVKFPDEDEILEKDEALEDEDSKKDDGISFSNQTGPAWAGSERDYTYEELLNRVFNIMREKNPDMVAGEKRKFVMKPPQVVRVGTKKTSFVNFTDICKLLHRQPKHLLAFLLAELGTSGSIDGNNQLVIKGRFQQKQIENVLRRYIKEYVTCHTCRSPDTILQKDTRLYFLQCETCHSRCSVASIKTGFQAVTGKRAQLRAKAN
- the EIF2S2 gene encoding eukaryotic translation initiation factor 2 subunit 2 isoform X2; the protein is MSGDEMIFDPTMSKKKKKKKKPFMLDEEGDAQTEETQPSETKEVEPEPTEDKDVEADEEDSRKKDASDDLDDLNFFNQKKKKKKTKKIFDIDEAEEGVKIESDVQEPAEPEDDLDIMLGNKKKKKKNVKFPDEDEILEKDEALEDEDSKKDDGISFSNQTGPAWAGSERDYTYEELLNRVFNIMREKNPDMVAGEKRKFVMKPPQVVRVGTKKTSFVNFTDICKLLHRQPKHLLAFLLAELGTSGSIDGNNQLVIKGRFQQKQIENVLRRYIKEYVTCHTCRSPDTILQKDTRLYFLQCETCHSRCSVASIKTGFQAVTGKRAQLRAKAN
- the EIF2S2 gene encoding eukaryotic translation initiation factor 2 subunit 2 isoform X3, with the translated sequence MSGDEMIFDPTMSKKKKKKKKPFMLDEEGDAQTEETQPSETKEVEPEPTEDKDVEADEEDSRKKDASDDLDDLNFFNQKKKKKKTKKIFDIDEAEEGVKDLKIESDVQEPAEPEDDLDIMLGNKKKKKKNVKFPDEDEILEKDEALEDEDSKKDDGISFSNQTGPAWAGSERDYTYEELLNRVFNIMREKNPDMVAGEKRKFVMKPPQVVRVGTKKTSFVNFTDICKFGSIDGNNQLVIKGRFQQKQIENVLRRYIKEYVTCHTCRSPDTILQKDTRLYFLQCETCHSRCSVASIKTGFQAVTGKRAQLRAKAN